From the genome of Candidatus Omnitrophota bacterium:
ACGTCTTTGAACATACTCCGCTATTTGCTCCGGAACCTTGAACATATCCAACTCCGACTGGAGCTTGATTTCCTGCATCACAATCTCAGGATCCAACGGAATTGTTGGGGGGGGCTTCGCAAAGGTAAAGGAAAACATCCTCGCGTCAGTGTTGATGGCAAGCACCTGCGGCATCAATAAGATCCTTGGTAGCCTTGGCTTGCCGGCACGCCTCGGGCAGCTTGGCGGTGGCCTTGCCGCATTCCGACTGAGCAACTCCAGGACAGGTGCTGCAATAGGGACTGAGTTCACAGTTCATACAATCCGTACGATCACGCAAACGGGTTTCACGTAACTGGCGCATTTCAGGATGATTGAGCCAAACTTCCCGGAATGAGGAATCCTTCAGGGAGTTCTTTCCGCTCAGGCGCATCAGATTACATGGATTCAGCTCCCCATAGGGCGAAATATCACAAGAGGCAAAGCCGGCGCTGCACAATGGATTATCCGGGCTGCCCGGCAGCCGGGGCCCTAACGTCTTACCCAGGAACCTGTATTCTTCTCCCAACCCTTGCAGGTAGACCTCAAGTTCCTTATCGGTCAGACGGTGTTCCAAGGGCTCTGCGCCTCCATCATCCTTAGGACAGAGCAACAACCCCCCGCCGATACCTCTCCACTTAACTCCTAAGTCATCCAATACGAATTTCTTGAGCTTCCAAATTTCAGCAAAGTTCTCTTTCAAGACCGGAGCTTTTGCAAAAACCCGAACCCTCCGCTCCTTCAACAACTGAATTGCAGAAAGCGTCCTGGCAAAAGCCCCATGGCATTGGGTCAGCAAATCATGAGTCTTTTCAAAACCATAGAGACTGATCTCCACGCTCAAAGGCCGAAGCTTCTGAATCCGGTCTGCAACTCGACCCTCAATTAGCGTCCCATTGGTAAAAAGGATCAATGCAAAACCTATAGATTTTGCATACTCCGCGATCTCAAAAAAATCCTTGCGAAGAAGTATCTCCCCGCCTGTAAACACCAAATAGATACAGCCCGCTTCTTTGAGTTGATCGAGGATGTCGCAGGCAGTCCGGGTGTTGATCTCTTGGGTTTCCTGTTCGACTACATAACAGTGAGAGCAGGTCAGATTGCAACGAAAGGTGAGTTCAAAAGTAGTATAGAGAGGAACCAGATAGTTCGTGGCTTTATCGTAGAGCCTTTCAAGCAGAGTCGCTTCTGGCATATTCTTATACAATCCCGCAGCTTAGGAGGCGACCGGCCCGCCTCCACAAGAAGGTGGCGGCATCATTTCACAGGTAGCGGCACAGGCAGTCCATTTAGAAGCTTCAGAGCTGACAACCAACTGCTCCACCTTAGGTTTACCCCAATCCTTCTTTTTCTTCTTCTCCATCTGCACCCTCTCCATGTTTCTCATCTTCAGAGAAGTTGAGAACATTCTTAGCACACAAGTCCATCAAGAGGTCCTGAACATCTTGGCACAATTCGTCCCTGGACACTTCATAGTCTTCAAGAAGAATCTCTATAATCTCCTCTACCGATCTCTTCCCGTCGATCAGTGCCCACACTGCTGAGGCGGATTCATTCAGAACTGTGACAAGTTCCGATTCCCCAAGATCAGGGTCTAAGCACACAAGGATGGTTTCGTCGGCCAGTTCACCGCAGGCCAAGTCAGAATTTCTCGCAGGAATTCTATGCAAGGTACTCATTGAGAGCCTCCCAAATCGACCCATCTCCTTTGGAGTGCAAGGCGGCAGTTCCAACCCCATCCAGTATCTGCGTGCAAAGATCTACCCGGGCCTTCCTAAATATTGAGTTAAGAGACAAGCCGAAACTATTCTCCATAAGCAGCGCTGCAGCCCGGGATTTTGAGATCTCCTCTACGAAACTACGACTATCCTTGACGAGAAAAAACATGAAGTCAAGAGGGCTTTCTAAGGCGCTCTGTTCCCGAAATTCTCCCCACCAGGGAGTTCCGTGCATCCAGAACCCGCTCCCAGATCTGCGAATAACAATTCGATCATCATTGATCACGGCAAATCCCCTCTCTTCGGCAATGGCGGCCAAGGTAGTCTTGCCTTCGCCCGAAGGACCTGCAAACAGAACGCCCCCTTTGGAGCCAACAACACCTGATGCATGGACCAGCAGTCCGCCGTGTCTTGGGAGAGAAGTCGAGATAAGGAATTCGGGAAGGATGCGATACAGCAATGACAAATTCTCATACTCAATATAGAGATCTGCGGCATCCAGGGACTCGGACAACACAGCAACAGCCGTGTCCCGCCTAAACCTTAGAAAGTATTGGCTATCCAACTGATGGAGTTCCAAATTCACGCCATCCAGTATCCTGGAAGCCCCATCCGGGACATCCTTCTTCTCCAGGTGAACAGACACCCTCAAAGCAGGATTGATCGAGTCCTCACAGAGGAAATCCCGGTAGTGATGCTGCAGATCCCCGTGGGCAAAGGAAGGAATTTCGAGCAGGAGAGAGACTCCTCCGACTTCGATACACAAAGGCCGATAGTCATTCATCTGCCAAACCATCCAATAAACATCTTGGCGGAGAGACTGGGATTCGAACCCAGGGTCCCCTTGCGGGAACAACGGTTTTCGAGACCGCCCCATTCGTCCACTCTGGCATCTCTCCCAAAAAGGGTGACTGAGTTTATAAGCATATCAATACTAATGTGTTGCGTCAATCGATACCCGGGCAGGCACAAATGCCCTCAGCATCCCGCACAAAATAGCCAGAAGCATCCAGGGATTGTGCCAGTACAGGAGATCATAGCCTCCCATATTCACAAGCAAACCCAGCAGCGCAGCCCATGCCGCCAAGCCCAGCCCCCGATCCTCCAGAGGCTCTTTGCTCCGGATTCTCCGATAGGCCCGCCACACCAACCGGAACACAAAGCCGTAGAAGAAGATAAAACCCACCAGTCCGGTTTCCGCCAGCACAGTGAGATACATGTTGTCGGCAATCATGAACTCGTGGGTCACGGGCATGGAACTCGGGAAGAATTCAAAAAAGCGCAGGCGAAGATGGGTCAGCCCCAGTCCCAATACCGGTGAAAACAACAGAACCCTTCCAACCAGGATAAGCCTCAGCATGCGGTAGGGTGAAACGACACTGTCGTAGCCTCCGTGAATCAAATGCCGCGTCCCAAACCGGTAGAATCCAACAGGCGGACCCTCTGTATACAACACAAAAGGCATAAGCAAAACAACACCGAGGGTAATCCAAAATGCGCGGCGATTCCTATGCCACAGATAAACCAAGACCGCAACGCACGCGCTCAAAAAGCCCCCGCGTGATCCGGCCAGAAGAATTCCCGTAACCATAAGGCTGATGGCCAGGAGCGCCAAGGGTCTGCAGGGTTTCTTTACGGTCTCATAGAACCACAAAGCAAACGGAAGGCATCCGAGCAAGAAGGAAGCCAGAATCGGCGGATGAGACTGAGTGGACAGAGGGCGGGGGAAAGTAGCCAAAGACACATAGCGCTCGTAATAAGAAGAGCCGACCCACCGCTCGTAGATGAGATTGCTCCCAACCAGCCACTCCACCACCCCGATAAGAGCAATCAACGCAGCAAAGGCCACCCATATTCCGATGAATATCCTGGCCCGATCAAAACCCTCTTTCCACAGGAAGTACCCCAAGAAATAGTAACCCGCAAAGGGCAAGGCCACAGACACATAGGCGGTCCAGGCAGTATTTCGGTCCAAGGCAGCGGTACAGGAGAGCCCCAAAGCACCCAGAGCCAGCCAAAGACCCCGATGAGTGCCCTCCCACAAGAATTTAAGACTGCGCTGGCGGGCTCCCAAGCAGGCGATCCAAAGCAGCGGAGGGGAAAAAAGAACGCCGGAGTGCATTTCGTAAATTTCCTGAGGCAGAAAGCAGATCAAGGCCAACAAAACGACGGCAAATATCCACATCGATGACCCAAAGGCAGTTTCCAGTTTAGCGATTGGTTTCATCAATTCTCTGTGATTAGATTCCACAGCATATAGGGAAGACGCCATCTGTGGATACATTCAGTTCTGGGGGTATAAGGTTCAAGCCCGTAGTATTTTGCAAACTGCTCCTGGGGAATCTGCAAAATATATCGCAGCGGTTCCCAGTAATTGTCGTGGAGCAACCAGTGAGTGCGCAAAAAGAGTTGCTTGTTCTTCTTTGCTGAGTACTCATATTCTGTGCACCCGAGCAGCAGGTTTTGAATTCTACTTCTTCTTAACATCGAAATCCCAAGTGCCTTCCAAATTGGATCCTGGATGCGCGCACCAAAGAATAACGCTGCTTGACTGAGACAAAAAAAGAGGGTCGCACGCATTTTCCCGTTTCGAGCTGTCTTCAGCACATAATCCCAATCAAAGTCACCTTCGTGGCGTCGTAAAAGATCCGCCGTATCAAATGCCATCTTTAGACTGAGCGAGAAAGCAAAGCGCCTATTATGAAGAGCCAGGGCAAAGAGAACATCCTCGGGGCTCATCCGGCGAACA
Proteins encoded in this window:
- a CDS encoding radical SAM protein translates to MPEATLLERLYDKATNYLVPLYTTFELTFRCNLTCSHCYVVEQETQEINTRTACDILDQLKEAGCIYLVFTGGEILLRKDFFEIAEYAKSIGFALILFTNGTLIEGRVADRIQKLRPLSVEISLYGFEKTHDLLTQCHGAFARTLSAIQLLKERRVRVFAKAPVLKENFAEIWKLKKFVLDDLGVKWRGIGGGLLLCPKDDGGAEPLEHRLTDKELEVYLQGLGEEYRFLGKTLGPRLPGSPDNPLCSAGFASCDISPYGELNPCNLMRLSGKNSLKDSSFREVWLNHPEMRQLRETRLRDRTDCMNCELSPYCSTCPGVAQSECGKATAKLPEACRQAKATKDLIDAAGACHQH
- a CDS encoding PqqD family protein; protein product: MSTLHRIPARNSDLACGELADETILVCLDPDLGESELVTVLNESASAVWALIDGKRSVEEIIEILLEDYEVSRDELCQDVQDLLMDLCAKNVLNFSEDEKHGEGADGEEEKEGLG
- a CDS encoding O-antigen ligase family protein is translated as MKPIAKLETAFGSSMWIFAVVLLALICFLPQEIYEMHSGVLFSPPLLWIACLGARQRSLKFLWEGTHRGLWLALGALGLSCTAALDRNTAWTAYVSVALPFAGYYFLGYFLWKEGFDRARIFIGIWVAFAALIALIGVVEWLVGSNLIYERWVGSSYYERYVSLATFPRPLSTQSHPPILASFLLGCLPFALWFYETVKKPCRPLALLAISLMVTGILLAGSRGGFLSACVAVLVYLWHRNRRAFWITLGVVLLMPFVLYTEGPPVGFYRFGTRHLIHGGYDSVVSPYRMLRLILVGRVLLFSPVLGLGLTHLRLRFFEFFPSSMPVTHEFMIADNMYLTVLAETGLVGFIFFYGFVFRLVWRAYRRIRSKEPLEDRGLGLAAWAALLGLLVNMGGYDLLYWHNPWMLLAILCGMLRAFVPARVSIDATH